One genomic region from Pseudomonas sp. R5-89-07 encodes:
- a CDS encoding TatD family hydrolase: MELIDTHTHLDFADFDSDRAQVLAHSRELGVRRMVVLGVYQSNWQRVWDLVLEDEGLFAAFGLHPVYLDEHRPADLLELGDWLTRLHGHRQLCAVGEIGLDYFLQHLDRERQQALFEAQLQLAVDFQLPALLHVRRSHAAVIATLKRIRLPRGGIIHAFAGSREEAREYIKLGFKLGLGGAATWPQALRMHKVLAQLPLEAVVLETDAPDMAPAMYPGQRNSPQHLPAICAALAERMGISASRLAEASTRNACELFNW, translated from the coding sequence GTGGAGCTGATCGACACCCACACGCACCTGGACTTTGCCGACTTCGACAGTGATCGTGCGCAAGTCCTCGCCCACAGCCGTGAACTCGGTGTGCGGCGCATGGTAGTGCTCGGTGTTTATCAGAGTAATTGGCAACGAGTGTGGGATCTGGTGCTGGAAGATGAAGGCTTGTTCGCCGCCTTCGGCCTGCACCCGGTGTACCTCGATGAGCATCGCCCTGCCGACCTGCTGGAGTTGGGCGACTGGCTGACGCGCCTGCACGGCCACCGACAACTCTGCGCCGTGGGTGAAATCGGCCTGGATTACTTTCTGCAGCACCTGGACCGTGAACGCCAGCAAGCGCTGTTCGAGGCCCAGTTGCAACTCGCGGTGGATTTCCAGCTACCGGCCTTGCTTCATGTGCGCCGCAGCCACGCGGCGGTAATCGCCACGCTCAAGCGCATTCGTCTGCCGCGGGGCGGCATCATTCATGCGTTCGCCGGCAGCCGGGAGGAAGCTCGCGAGTACATCAAGCTCGGCTTCAAGCTGGGCCTGGGCGGCGCCGCCACCTGGCCGCAGGCCCTGCGCATGCACAAGGTGCTGGCCCAATTGCCCCTGGAAGCCGTGGTGCTGGAAACCGACGCGCCGGATATGGCCCCGGCCATGTACCCGGGCCAGCGCAATAGCCCGCAGCACTTGCCGGCTATCTGCGCCGCCCTGGCCGAGCGGATGGGCATCAGTGCTTCACGACTGGCTGAGGCGAGCACACGCAATGCGTGCGAGTTGTTCAATTGGTAG
- the cra gene encoding catabolite repressor/activator, with protein sequence MKLSDIARLAGVSVTTASYVINGKAEQQRISNATVERVRAVVQAHGFTPNPQAAGLRSRHTRTLGFILPDLENPSYARIAKLLEQGARARGYQLLIASSDDEADSERQLLQLFRARRCDALFVASCLPASDDSYRELQAKGLPVIAIDRVMEPSQFCSVVSDDRQACQQLTSSLLQPLPKQIALIGAHPELSISQERAAGFREALDGFTGEVIIEQGEAFSRDCGRQLMEQLLQRLGHLPDALVTTSYVLLQGVFDALHDFPLKSRPLRLGTFGDTQLLDFLPLPVNAMAQQHQLIADTALRLALAAIEEEHYQPGVHGISRTFKQRIHEA encoded by the coding sequence TTGAAACTCAGTGATATCGCACGTCTGGCCGGTGTGTCCGTAACCACCGCCAGCTATGTCATCAATGGCAAGGCCGAACAACAGCGCATCAGCAACGCGACGGTGGAGCGCGTGCGGGCCGTGGTCCAGGCCCACGGTTTTACGCCCAACCCACAAGCCGCCGGATTGCGCAGCCGGCACACGCGCACCCTGGGCTTTATCCTGCCGGATCTGGAAAACCCCAGTTACGCACGGATTGCCAAATTGCTCGAACAAGGGGCGCGGGCGCGCGGTTATCAATTGCTGATCGCCAGCTCCGATGATGAGGCCGACAGCGAGCGCCAGCTGCTGCAACTGTTCCGCGCGCGGCGTTGCGATGCGCTGTTTGTTGCCAGCTGCTTGCCGGCCAGTGACGACAGCTATCGCGAACTGCAAGCCAAAGGCTTGCCGGTGATCGCCATCGACCGGGTCATGGAGCCCAGCCAGTTCTGCTCGGTGGTCAGCGATGACCGCCAGGCCTGCCAGCAACTCACCAGCAGCCTGCTGCAACCGCTGCCCAAGCAAATCGCGCTGATCGGCGCGCACCCGGAGCTGAGTATCAGCCAGGAACGTGCCGCCGGGTTCCGTGAAGCCCTGGATGGTTTTACCGGTGAGGTGATCATCGAACAGGGCGAAGCCTTCAGCCGAGACTGTGGCCGACAGCTGATGGAGCAATTACTGCAGCGCCTGGGGCACTTGCCTGACGCCTTGGTGACTACGTCCTACGTACTGCTGCAAGGCGTGTTTGACGCGCTGCACGACTTTCCGCTCAAGTCGCGTCCCCTGCGCCTGGGCACTTTCGGCGATACCCAGTTGCTGGATTTTCTGCCGCTGCCGGTCAACGCCATGGCCCAGCAGCATCAATTGATTGCCGATACCGCTTTGCGCCTGGCCCTGGCCGCCATTGAAGAAGAACACTACCAGCCCGGCGTGCACGGGATCAGCCGCACCTTCAAGCAGCGCATTCACGAGGCCTGA